The proteins below are encoded in one region of Pseudonocardia sp. DSM 110487:
- a CDS encoding DUF6653 family protein, with amino-acid sequence MAAMEKSMAKAFGLEGDAWQRHANPWSVYTRIPVPAALVAAIWTYAWIGWWSLIPVAVVCAWIAINPRVFPPPRSTDHWASKAVLGETLWANRNHVPVPARHRVAPNVLIAMNTLGLPFIVWGLVALDVWIALFGLAVHMAGKCWFLDRMALLHDDMPASP; translated from the coding sequence ATGGCTGCGATGGAGAAGTCGATGGCGAAGGCGTTCGGGCTCGAGGGCGACGCCTGGCAGCGCCACGCCAACCCGTGGAGCGTCTACACCCGGATCCCGGTGCCTGCGGCGCTCGTCGCGGCGATCTGGACCTACGCCTGGATCGGCTGGTGGTCCCTGATCCCCGTCGCCGTCGTCTGCGCCTGGATCGCGATCAACCCGCGGGTGTTCCCGCCCCCGCGATCGACGGACCACTGGGCGTCGAAGGCGGTGCTGGGCGAGACCCTCTGGGCCAACCGCAACCACGTCCCCGTGCCGGCGCGACACCGGGTCGCGCCGAACGTCCTGATCGCGATGAACACCCTCGGCCTGCCTTTCATCGTGTGGGGTCTGGTCGCGCTCGACGTCTGGATCGCCCTCTTCGGGCTGGCGGTGCACATGGCCGGGAAGTGCTGGTTCCTCGACCGGATGGCGCTGCTGCACGACGACATGCCGGCGAGCCCGTGA
- a CDS encoding LuxR family transcriptional regulator, with translation MPSRREAPLIAVKQAIPPVRPAAVPRPRLHAVLHAGLDARLTVVVAPAGWGKTTLLSQWAQDPAMPRGVTWVSLDEGDDDPVRFWTYVLTALDRDVAGLTGAPLASLLAPGLDPVDLALPTLLNELTALDTEHVLVLDDYHLLDHQGIHEGMEFLLTYLPTALRVVIAGRADPQLPLARLRARGELTELRAVDLRFTVEEGTALLTAVGDTDFDRATTTMLCEHTEGWAAGLQLAALTIRGSPHPAAAAAALQGDDRHILDYLSDEVVGGLPAEHRDLLVRTSVLERLSGALCDEVLDRVSSAAILDALARADLFVVPLDSRGEWYRCHRLFRDALLRRLEPSDPAEAYRVLVRAADWFLARDYVVEAVGLRIRAGDEDGAAELLCSKVPVFLERGALSAYLHLGRRLSASRVLHDPRLCVSLAWAAGLSGQFARMGPWLEAAEPLIGDDGSELDGWHTLRGAWATLRAVEVSVVRADAEAALAAATLAVELESDPMVAGYAVARTVLGAMLSFAGRTAEAIPFLEDAWHRARALDLPALLGLQAASILAAALSETAQVHRLRRLLAEVAPAVQAAEDLWGTVTAPGIVRLRTAEGQLAHRDGDLGTARTKLRHAAELARPYGETPALLAALIALAGVELDDRDRAAARTALLEAREIVDTEPVLPHFVRLLEAMERRAGRGAVRVARRTGVLIEELTDREQAVLRALTSDATQREIGAALYLSINTVKGYTKVLYRKLGVVTRQDAVRQARALGLI, from the coding sequence ATGCCGAGTCGTCGTGAGGCACCGCTGATCGCGGTGAAGCAGGCGATCCCGCCGGTTCGCCCCGCAGCGGTGCCGCGGCCGCGGCTGCACGCCGTCCTGCACGCCGGGCTGGATGCCCGCCTCACGGTCGTCGTGGCGCCGGCAGGGTGGGGAAAGACCACGCTGTTGTCCCAATGGGCCCAGGACCCGGCGATGCCCCGCGGCGTCACCTGGGTGTCATTGGACGAGGGCGACGACGACCCGGTCCGGTTCTGGACCTACGTCCTGACCGCGCTCGACCGCGACGTCGCCGGGCTCACCGGTGCACCGCTGGCGAGCCTGCTCGCTCCCGGGCTCGACCCGGTCGACCTCGCATTGCCGACGCTGCTCAACGAGCTCACCGCACTCGACACCGAGCACGTCCTGGTTCTCGACGACTACCACCTGCTCGATCACCAGGGCATCCACGAGGGCATGGAGTTCCTCCTCACCTACCTGCCCACGGCGCTGCGCGTCGTGATCGCCGGTCGCGCGGACCCACAACTGCCGCTGGCCCGGCTCCGGGCGCGGGGTGAGCTCACCGAGCTCAGGGCCGTGGATCTCCGCTTCACCGTCGAGGAGGGGACCGCCCTGCTGACCGCCGTCGGTGACACCGATTTCGATAGGGCGACCACGACGATGCTGTGCGAGCACACCGAGGGCTGGGCCGCCGGATTGCAGCTCGCCGCCCTGACGATCCGGGGTTCGCCCCACCCCGCGGCCGCAGCGGCAGCGCTCCAGGGCGACGACCGGCACATCCTCGACTACCTCTCCGACGAAGTTGTCGGCGGGCTGCCGGCCGAACATCGTGACCTGCTGGTACGGACGTCCGTCCTCGAACGGCTTTCGGGGGCGCTGTGCGATGAGGTGCTCGACCGGGTCAGCTCGGCCGCGATCCTGGACGCGCTCGCACGCGCCGACCTGTTCGTGGTGCCCCTGGACTCCCGAGGCGAGTGGTACCGGTGTCACCGACTCTTCCGAGACGCTCTGCTCCGCCGGCTGGAGCCGAGCGACCCCGCCGAGGCATACCGCGTCCTCGTCCGCGCCGCCGATTGGTTCCTTGCCCGCGACTACGTCGTCGAGGCGGTCGGGCTCCGCATCCGCGCGGGCGACGAGGACGGCGCGGCGGAGCTCCTGTGTTCGAAGGTGCCGGTGTTCCTCGAGCGAGGCGCCCTGTCCGCGTACCTCCATCTGGGCCGGCGGCTGTCTGCGTCGCGGGTGTTGCACGACCCGAGGCTGTGCGTGTCCTTGGCCTGGGCCGCGGGTCTGAGCGGACAGTTCGCGCGAATGGGGCCTTGGCTCGAGGCCGCCGAGCCGCTGATCGGCGACGACGGCAGCGAGCTGGACGGCTGGCACACCCTGCGCGGGGCGTGGGCAACGCTGCGCGCGGTCGAGGTCAGCGTGGTTCGAGCCGACGCCGAGGCGGCACTGGCGGCGGCAACTCTGGCCGTCGAGCTGGAGTCCGATCCGATGGTGGCGGGCTACGCCGTGGCGCGGACGGTCCTCGGCGCGATGCTCAGCTTCGCCGGGCGGACCGCCGAGGCGATCCCTTTCCTCGAGGATGCGTGGCATCGAGCCAGGGCACTCGACCTACCGGCCCTGCTGGGCCTGCAGGCCGCCAGCATCCTCGCCGCGGCACTCTCCGAGACCGCGCAGGTCCACCGGCTCCGCCGCCTCCTCGCGGAGGTGGCGCCCGCCGTGCAGGCGGCCGAGGACTTGTGGGGCACCGTGACGGCACCGGGGATCGTCCGGCTACGCACTGCCGAGGGTCAACTCGCCCACCGGGACGGCGACCTCGGCACCGCCCGCACCAAGCTTCGGCACGCCGCCGAGCTCGCCCGCCCGTACGGTGAGACACCGGCGCTGCTCGCGGCGTTGATCGCATTGGCCGGCGTGGAGCTCGACGACCGCGACCGCGCTGCCGCCCGAACGGCGCTGCTGGAGGCACGCGAGATCGTCGATACCGAGCCCGTGCTGCCGCACTTCGTCCGACTGCTCGAGGCCATGGAACGTCGGGCCGGGCGCGGCGCGGTGCGGGTCGCCCGCCGCACCGGTGTCCTGATCGAGGAGCTGACCGACCGCGAACAGGCGGTGCTGCGCGCGCTGACCAGCGATGCGACCCAGCGGGAGATCGGCGCCGCCCTCTACTTGTCGATCAACACGGTCAAGGGCTACACGAAGGTCCTCTACCGGAAGCTCGGCGTGGTCACTCGGCAGGACGCGGTCCGGCAGGCCCGGGCGCTCGGGTTGATCTGA
- a CDS encoding NUDIX domain-containing protein, producing the protein MTDPRQPDAHRTKRFGEHTVYDNEWVRLTLVDIETPDGSRFEHHVVHMKPVAIAALVNDDDEVLMVHRHRFATDEWGYELLGGLVEANEQPAEAAAREAVEESGWAPVGEPVHLTRLQPLPGMVDAPMDIYLWRSFEKVGEWRPAEWCAQALARGVA; encoded by the coding sequence GTGACCGACCCAAGACAGCCGGATGCTCACCGAACAAAGCGATTCGGTGAGCACACTGTTTACGACAATGAGTGGGTTCGGTTGACGCTCGTCGATATCGAGACACCCGATGGAAGTCGGTTCGAGCACCACGTCGTTCACATGAAGCCAGTAGCGATTGCTGCTCTCGTCAACGATGATGACGAGGTACTGATGGTGCACCGGCACCGCTTCGCGACCGACGAGTGGGGCTACGAGCTGCTTGGCGGACTAGTAGAAGCGAACGAGCAGCCTGCCGAAGCAGCAGCCCGCGAAGCAGTGGAGGAAAGCGGCTGGGCTCCCGTCGGGGAGCCAGTGCACCTCACACGCCTCCAGCCACTCCCGGGGATGGTGGATGCCCCGATGGATATCTATCTGTGGCGATCCTTCGAGAAGGTCGGGGAGTGGCGTCCAGCAGAGTGGTGTGCGCAGGCCCTGGCGAGGGGCGTGGCATAG
- a CDS encoding nuclear transport factor 2 family protein: MAATEPNQVIEQFAECFNSGDVEGLASLYEDGAAFIPQPGTVLSDAAGLRAALQGFLDTKGTLTIVSTSAVVKDDLALTHSHWRLDIPGGEAMDHTSAELARRQPDGTWKYAIDNPYGGEVLGDPADR; encoded by the coding sequence ATGGCCGCGACCGAACCAAACCAGGTGATCGAGCAATTCGCGGAGTGCTTCAACTCGGGTGATGTTGAAGGCCTCGCCTCGCTGTACGAGGACGGAGCCGCCTTCATACCGCAGCCGGGCACAGTGCTCTCGGATGCCGCCGGATTGCGGGCAGCGCTCCAGGGCTTCCTGGACACGAAGGGAACCCTAACCATCGTCTCGACATCAGCGGTGGTCAAGGACGACCTGGCCCTGACGCACAGCCACTGGCGGCTCGACATCCCCGGTGGCGAGGCAATGGATCACACGTCGGCTGAGCTGGCCCGCCGCCAGCCGGACGGGACCTGGAAGTATGCCATCGACAATCCCTATGGGGGCGAAGTCCTCGGCGACCCAGCTGATCGATAG
- a CDS encoding tautomerase family protein, producing the protein MLIDAPVGADAGTKQKLMRQVSDAIEEAYQFQDVRVWLREYPAENIAQDGRVGAEPPRPMCFLEAPELNSIDARRVMAAKIHAAVGEAYSGLANTDETLIMMNHYPLEMAGFAGRLQSDDPEIVEAVRQLNG; encoded by the coding sequence ATGTTGATCGACGCTCCGGTCGGAGCGGACGCAGGGACCAAGCAGAAGCTGATGCGGCAGGTCAGCGATGCGATCGAGGAGGCCTACCAGTTCCAGGACGTCCGCGTGTGGCTGCGGGAGTACCCGGCCGAGAACATCGCCCAGGACGGGCGGGTCGGAGCCGAGCCGCCCCGGCCGATGTGCTTCCTGGAGGCTCCCGAGCTGAACAGCATCGACGCCCGACGCGTGATGGCGGCCAAGATCCATGCGGCAGTGGGCGAGGCCTACTCCGGCCTGGCCAACACCGACGAGACGCTCATCATGATGAACCACTACCCCCTGGAGATGGCCGGATTCGCCGGACGGCTGCAGTCCGACGACCCGGAGATCGTCGAGGCCGTCAGACAGCTCAACGGTTAG
- a CDS encoding winged helix-turn-helix transcriptional regulator, with amino-acid sequence MVGRRKYDSDGCPMAHGLDLIGERWALLVVRELLLGPKRFTDLRRGLPAASPDMISQRLRELGESGIVRRRRLAAPAASWVYELTEWGSELEPVALALAKWSSRSPGMHPDAPIGADSVVLSLRALFDAPAARGFHAGIALCLNEDWFRITIADGELQAIRGEPDSGDALLRSDPDTFSALLTGRVTLADAENAGAVSLEGDRAAVERALQLFPVPEPIS; translated from the coding sequence GTGGTCGGCAGGCGGAAGTACGACAGCGACGGGTGCCCGATGGCCCATGGGCTCGATCTGATCGGCGAGCGCTGGGCGTTGCTGGTGGTCCGTGAGCTGCTGCTCGGGCCCAAGCGCTTCACCGACCTGCGGAGGGGTCTGCCCGCCGCCAGCCCCGACATGATCAGTCAGCGGCTGCGGGAACTCGGCGAGTCGGGGATCGTACGGCGTCGCAGGCTGGCCGCGCCCGCGGCGTCGTGGGTGTACGAGCTCACCGAGTGGGGCAGCGAGCTGGAGCCGGTGGCGCTCGCGCTGGCGAAATGGAGTAGCCGCTCGCCGGGCATGCACCCCGACGCCCCGATCGGGGCCGACTCGGTGGTGCTCTCGCTGCGTGCGCTTTTTGACGCCCCGGCGGCGCGCGGGTTCCACGCGGGCATCGCGCTGTGCCTGAACGAGGACTGGTTTCGGATCACCATCGCTGACGGCGAGCTGCAGGCGATACGGGGCGAGCCGGACTCCGGCGACGCATTGCTGCGTAGTGACCCCGATACCTTCTCCGCGCTGCTGACCGGCCGGGTCACCCTCGCCGACGCCGAGAATGCAGGCGCCGTGAGCCTGGAGGGAGACCGGGCTGCCGTGGAACGCGCGCTCCAGCTCTTCCCGGTGCCGGAACCAATTAGCTGA
- a CDS encoding zinc-binding dehydrogenase, which translates to MPRRSRPPAPRRSRRSRSAGARHVVDRFAPDAAAAVRDLAGPSGVARNVDVAFGANLPLVDAVVAPNATVATYGSDADPAPRLPFYSLMRRGITIRTVLVFTMPAAALASAVEEVSGLLASGRLTHAVGGTFLLDEVVAAHRAVEYGTHPGRVLLRIDGSPA; encoded by the coding sequence GTGCCACGGCGATCGCGACCGCCAGCACCCCGGAGAAGCAGGCGATCGCGCTCGGCCGGTGCGCGCCACGTCGTGGACCGCTTCGCGCCGGACGCCGCGGCGGCGGTGCGGGATCTGGCCGGTCCGTCCGGGGTCGCTCGCAACGTCGACGTCGCGTTCGGCGCCAACCTGCCGCTGGTCGACGCCGTCGTGGCGCCGAACGCGACCGTCGCGACGTACGGCTCGGACGCAGACCCGGCGCCCCGGCTGCCCTTCTACTCGCTGATGCGGCGCGGCATCACCATCCGCACGGTGCTGGTGTTCACCATGCCGGCGGCGGCGCTGGCGTCCGCGGTCGAGGAGGTCAGCGGCCTGCTCGCGAGCGGCCGCCTGACCCACGCCGTCGGTGGCACCTTCCTGCTCGACGAGGTCGTCGCTGCCCACCGGGCCGTCGAGTACGGCACTCACCCCGGCCGCGTCCTCCTGCGCATCGACGGCTCGCCGGCGTAG
- a CDS encoding MBL fold metallo-hydrolase, protein MVLPAERAQVHVGDTTLTYLPDGHGRLDPAVLFPASQPEGWATHAAYLDQDGRFPVSIGSFLVRTPERAILVDLGLGAVDFAVPDVATFHGGRLLAGLAAEGLRPDDIDTVFFTHLHHDHVGWTSNVAPAPNAAPGQVVDGLTFPRARHLVSAAEWQHWKGTEELLGPDLAAVQTPLTAAIAFVDDGAEIAPGVRVLATPGHTPGHCSLEITDPTGRDERTVIVLGDVMHCQVQVTESSWSFLFDHDAQQATQTRERLLAQLEDPATILAGGHFAGHVFGRVLPPVARRVWASGR, encoded by the coding sequence ATGGTCCTCCCCGCCGAGCGAGCCCAGGTCCACGTAGGCGACACGACCCTCACCTACCTGCCCGACGGGCACGGCCGGCTCGATCCCGCGGTCCTGTTCCCGGCCAGCCAGCCGGAGGGCTGGGCCACGCACGCCGCCTACCTCGACCAGGACGGCCGGTTCCCGGTCAGCATCGGGTCCTTCCTCGTCCGCACCCCGGAGCGGGCGATCCTCGTCGACCTGGGTCTGGGTGCGGTGGACTTCGCCGTTCCCGACGTAGCCACCTTCCACGGCGGCCGCCTGCTGGCGGGCCTGGCGGCGGAGGGCCTGCGGCCCGACGACATCGACACCGTGTTCTTCACCCACCTGCACCACGACCACGTCGGATGGACCAGCAACGTCGCCCCCGCGCCGAACGCCGCGCCCGGGCAGGTCGTCGACGGCCTCACGTTCCCGCGGGCGCGGCACCTGGTCAGCGCCGCGGAGTGGCAGCACTGGAAGGGCACCGAGGAGCTCCTCGGACCCGATCTCGCCGCCGTCCAGACCCCGCTGACCGCCGCGATCGCGTTCGTCGACGACGGCGCGGAGATCGCCCCCGGCGTGCGGGTACTCGCCACCCCGGGGCACACACCCGGCCACTGCAGCCTGGAGATCACCGACCCCACCGGGCGCGACGAGCGGACGGTGATCGTGCTGGGCGACGTGATGCACTGCCAGGTCCAGGTCACCGAGAGCAGCTGGTCGTTCCTGTTCGACCACGACGCCCAGCAGGCCACGCAGACGCGCGAACGGCTGCTCGCGCAGCTCGAGGACCCGGCGACGATCCTCGCCGGCGGGCACTTCGCGGGCCACGTGTTCGGCCGCGTCCTGCCGCCCGTGGCCCGGCGGGTGTGGGCCAGCGGGCGCTGA
- a CDS encoding winged helix-turn-helix transcriptional regulator — translation MARHPAQRRPRPGSPGRARVPLSWLPDGHPADVYSAPCPSRAALDRIADKWTALLVGALFAGPRRFSELRADVDGISEKMLTQTLRSLERDGLVDRQVHPGVPPRVDYSLTELGRTLEAPLAAVRDWAERHINAIESARLHHDLPRGVPRNAPARPPAPSGRLARPGGAEQLQDHAEQR, via the coding sequence GTGGCTCGGCATCCCGCGCAGCGCCGTCCCCGCCCGGGTAGCCCGGGGCGGGCGCGCGTCCCCCTCTCGTGGTTGCCCGACGGGCATCCCGCCGACGTCTACTCCGCACCGTGCCCGTCGCGGGCCGCCCTGGACCGGATCGCCGACAAGTGGACGGCGCTGCTGGTCGGTGCACTGTTCGCCGGCCCGCGCCGGTTCAGCGAGCTGCGGGCCGACGTCGACGGCATCAGCGAGAAGATGCTCACCCAGACCCTGCGCAGCCTGGAGCGTGACGGCCTGGTCGACCGCCAGGTCCACCCCGGGGTCCCGCCCCGCGTCGACTACAGCCTGACCGAGCTCGGACGCACCCTGGAAGCGCCGCTGGCGGCCGTGCGGGACTGGGCCGAGCGGCACATCAACGCGATCGAGTCGGCCCGCCTCCACCACGACCTGCCCCGCGGCGTTCCGCGGAACGCACCCGCACGGCCGCCGGCACCGTCAGGTCGACTGGCCCGCCCTGGCGGTGCGGAGCAGCTCCAGGACCACGCCGAGCAGCGGTGA
- a CDS encoding xanthine dehydrogenase family protein molybdopterin-binding subunit, whose translation MAVRELAGEAKAQQSPLGTPVNRVDGRLKVTGGAPYASDNHVDRLSHGYLVLSTVARGTVRSMDTEAAERSPGVLAVYTPFRSLGLNETESLPIGPNWVPLRDTAVHHHGQVIGLVVAETFEQARDAAALVRATYDAQPPVASFEDNIPQATVAEEQFFGPTIVDRLAPGVASVDAALAAADVTVSAAYSQPIKLHNPMEPHSTVAVWQGGSVTVYSGTQRATGHAQAIAQAVGVDPASVHVISPYVGGAFGNKAQTWGHAVLTVAAARDLGRPVRTVLTREQMFTATGHRSTVAQTVELGATRGGVLTAVKHEAHSSASALGGTPPHAPNSTTLALYRCDNIHAGQRVVTPDTPPCIIMRAPSEEPGAFAIESAMDELAVQLRMDPLELRMKNYATVHPGSGQPFSSKHLDECYRVGAEKFGWSRRNPVPGAVTDGDWQVGMGMATAFYPASRLPGQVRIRLQADGTATISTATADLGTGMWTVLTQLGADALGIPMDRITPEIGDSALPSNFGAVSSASTASVASALRLAAGSAQRALIQMAVENPSSPFRGMNPQDVRYADGALAAAGRTVGFGDLLQATGTPAVEATEGIGFGADQQGLEFYSFGAHFCEARVNRWTGEPRLSRFTTVVDAGQIINPKTATSQIVGGVIFGIGHALLESVRIESATGRFAGANLAEYLLPVNADVPPIDVHFVQYPDTAFNPAGVRGIGELGTVGSAAAIANAVFNATGRRVRDLPITLDKLL comes from the coding sequence ATGGCCGTGCGCGAACTCGCGGGCGAAGCAAAAGCACAGCAGTCCCCGCTCGGGACACCGGTCAACCGGGTCGACGGGCGCCTCAAGGTCACCGGCGGTGCCCCCTACGCCTCCGACAACCACGTGGACCGGCTGTCCCATGGCTACCTCGTGCTGAGCACGGTGGCCCGAGGCACCGTCCGGTCGATGGACACCGAGGCGGCCGAGCGCTCTCCCGGGGTACTGGCCGTCTACACGCCGTTCCGCTCGCTGGGGCTGAACGAGACCGAGAGCCTCCCGATCGGCCCGAACTGGGTGCCGCTGCGGGACACTGCGGTGCACCACCACGGGCAGGTCATCGGGCTGGTCGTCGCCGAGACGTTCGAGCAGGCGCGCGACGCCGCCGCGCTGGTGCGGGCGACCTACGACGCGCAACCGCCGGTGGCCTCGTTCGAGGACAACATTCCGCAGGCCACGGTCGCCGAAGAGCAGTTCTTCGGACCAACGATCGTGGACCGGCTGGCCCCCGGAGTCGCCTCGGTCGACGCTGCGCTCGCCGCCGCCGACGTCACCGTGTCCGCCGCCTACAGCCAGCCGATCAAACTCCACAACCCGATGGAGCCGCACTCCACCGTGGCGGTGTGGCAAGGCGGCTCTGTGACCGTCTACAGCGGCACCCAGCGAGCGACCGGGCACGCCCAGGCCATCGCGCAGGCCGTGGGAGTGGATCCGGCGAGCGTGCACGTGATCAGTCCGTACGTCGGCGGCGCCTTCGGCAACAAGGCGCAGACCTGGGGGCACGCCGTCCTCACGGTGGCCGCGGCGCGCGACCTCGGCCGGCCCGTGCGCACCGTGCTCACCCGGGAGCAGATGTTCACCGCCACCGGACACCGGTCGACGGTGGCCCAGACCGTGGAGCTCGGCGCCACCCGCGGCGGCGTGCTCACCGCGGTGAAGCACGAGGCACACTCCAGCGCGTCCGCCTTGGGTGGGACACCACCGCATGCGCCCAACAGCACGACGCTGGCGCTCTACCGCTGCGACAACATCCATGCCGGACAGCGGGTCGTGACACCCGACACGCCGCCGTGCATCATCATGCGCGCTCCGAGCGAGGAGCCCGGTGCGTTCGCGATCGAGAGCGCCATGGACGAGCTGGCCGTCCAGCTCCGGATGGACCCGCTCGAGCTGCGGATGAAGAACTACGCCACCGTCCACCCCGGCAGCGGCCAACCGTTCTCCAGCAAACACCTCGACGAGTGCTACCGGGTCGGGGCCGAGAAGTTCGGCTGGTCCCGGCGCAACCCGGTCCCAGGCGCGGTCACCGACGGCGACTGGCAGGTCGGCATGGGCATGGCCACCGCGTTCTACCCCGCGTCGCGGTTGCCGGGCCAGGTACGCATACGCCTGCAGGCCGACGGCACCGCCACCATCTCCACGGCCACCGCGGACCTGGGCACGGGCATGTGGACCGTCCTGACCCAGCTCGGCGCTGACGCACTGGGCATCCCCATGGATCGGATCACCCCGGAGATCGGTGACTCCGCGTTGCCGAGCAACTTCGGCGCTGTCAGCTCCGCCTCCACCGCCAGCGTCGCATCGGCACTGCGGCTCGCGGCCGGCTCTGCCCAGCGTGCGCTGATCCAGATGGCGGTGGAGAACCCGAGCTCGCCGTTCCGCGGCATGAACCCGCAGGATGTGCGGTACGCCGACGGCGCCCTCGCCGCCGCCGGCCGCACGGTCGGCTTCGGTGACCTGCTGCAGGCGACCGGCACCCCGGCCGTCGAAGCCACCGAGGGCATCGGCTTCGGAGCCGACCAGCAGGGGTTGGAGTTCTACTCCTTCGGCGCGCACTTCTGCGAGGCGCGCGTCAACCGCTGGACCGGGGAGCCGCGACTGTCGCGGTTCACCACCGTGGTGGACGCCGGTCAGATCATCAACCCCAAGACAGCGACCAGTCAGATCGTCGGCGGGGTCATCTTCGGCATCGGCCACGCCTTGCTGGAGAGCGTCCGCATCGAGTCGGCAACCGGCCGGTTCGCCGGCGCCAACCTCGCCGAGTACCTGCTGCCGGTCAACGCCGACGTGCCCCCCATCGACGTGCACTTCGTGCAGTACCCGGACACCGCCTTCAACCCGGCGGGCGTCCGCGGCATCGGCGAGCTCGGCACCGTGGGGTCGGCGGCGGCGATCGCCAACGCCGTCTTCAACGCCACCGGTCGCCGGGTCCGCGACCTGCCCATCACCCTGGACAAGCTGCTCTGA
- a CDS encoding xanthine dehydrogenase family protein subunit M: protein MRPYDFAVPHTVDEALGRAGDASAYLAGGTTLVDLMKLDVMTPQHVVDINQLPLRGVQEDQQGLRIGALERMSDIAAHPSVTAAYPVIAEALLASASGQLRNMASIGGNLLQRSRCGYFRDTTTPCNKREPGTGCPARDGENRMHAILGTSDACVSTHPSDLAVALVALDASVELRDRANTRTVPLADFFLLPGDTPHLEHDLRPSELITGVLVPRLAWARRSTYLKIRDRVSYEFALASVAVAADLVGPTIRDVRLAVGGVSTRPWRLPAVEDALRNQPLRQDVVEAAAARAVADARPLAHNEFKVTLLQRTIVRAVMGLGG from the coding sequence ATGCGACCCTACGACTTCGCCGTCCCGCACACCGTCGACGAGGCGCTCGGCCGGGCCGGCGACGCCTCGGCCTACCTGGCGGGCGGCACCACCCTCGTGGACCTGATGAAGCTCGACGTGATGACACCCCAGCACGTGGTGGACATCAACCAGCTGCCCCTGCGCGGTGTTCAGGAGGACCAGCAGGGGCTGCGCATCGGGGCGCTGGAGCGGATGAGCGACATCGCCGCCCATCCATCGGTGACCGCCGCCTACCCGGTGATCGCCGAGGCGCTGCTGGCCAGCGCCTCCGGGCAGCTGCGCAACATGGCCAGCATCGGCGGCAACCTGCTGCAGCGCAGCCGGTGCGGCTACTTCCGCGACACCACGACCCCGTGCAACAAGCGAGAACCCGGCACCGGCTGTCCCGCCCGCGACGGCGAGAACCGCATGCACGCCATCCTCGGCACCAGCGACGCCTGCGTGTCCACCCACCCCAGCGACCTGGCGGTGGCGCTCGTGGCGCTGGACGCCTCGGTCGAGCTGCGGGACCGCGCGAACACCCGCACCGTGCCGCTGGCCGACTTCTTTCTGCTGCCGGGCGACACCCCGCACCTCGAACACGACCTGCGCCCCAGCGAACTGATCACCGGGGTGCTGGTGCCCCGGCTCGCCTGGGCCCGTCGATCGACCTATCTCAAGATCCGGGACCGGGTGTCGTACGAGTTCGCGCTGGCCTCGGTGGCCGTCGCGGCGGATCTGGTGGGGCCGACCATCCGGGACGTGCGGCTCGCGGTGGGCGGCGTGAGCACCAGGCCGTGGCGACTACCCGCGGTCGAGGACGCGCTGCGCAACCAGCCGCTGCGCCAGGACGTGGTCGAGGCGGCCGCCGCACGCGCCGTGGCGGACGCCCGCCCGTTGGCGCACAACGAATTCAAGGTCACCTTGCTGCAGCGGACCATCGTCCGCGCCGTGATGGGTCTGGGAGGGTGA
- a CDS encoding (2Fe-2S)-binding protein, which produces MDVTLNVNDRTEQLRIDPRVTLLDALRDRIQLTGTKKGCDRGQCGACTVHVDGRRVLSCLTLAASVAERPVTTIEGLAPAGSGDRLHPMQQAFIDHDAFQCGFCTPGQIMSAVAVVREGHTGSDAEIRESMCGNICRCGAYDNIVEAIKTAPGVGG; this is translated from the coding sequence ATCGACGTCACGTTGAACGTGAACGACCGCACCGAGCAGTTGCGGATCGACCCGCGGGTGACCCTCCTCGACGCGCTGCGCGACCGGATACAGCTGACCGGCACGAAGAAGGGATGCGACCGCGGCCAGTGCGGCGCGTGCACCGTCCACGTGGACGGCCGGCGGGTGCTGTCCTGCCTGACGCTGGCCGCCTCGGTCGCCGAGCGGCCGGTGACCACGATCGAGGGCCTGGCCCCGGCGGGGAGCGGCGACCGGCTGCACCCGATGCAGCAGGCGTTCATCGACCACGACGCGTTCCAGTGCGGGTTCTGCACGCCCGGGCAGATCATGTCGGCGGTGGCGGTGGTGCGAGAGGGCCACACCGGCTCCGACGCGGAGATCCGCGAGTCCATGTGCGGCAACATCTGCCGCTGCGGCGCGTACGACAACATCGTCGAGGCGATCAAGACCGCCCCGGGGGTGGGTGGCTGA